A single window of Intrasporangium calvum DSM 43043 DNA harbors:
- a CDS encoding phosphoribosyltransferase family protein, which translates to MIRFTDRVDAGTQLAERLESLRGQEAVVLGLPRGGVPVAAAVAAALDLPLDVIVVRKLGVPAQPELAMGAIGEDGVRFLNTALIERAGVSPARLDAVERLERAVLDKRVSRFRRGRPRLDLSRKVAVIVDDGIATGATARVACRVARRLGAARVVLAVPVAAAASVRELRAGTEADEVVAVGAPESFSAVGAHYEDFRPTTDDEVAVILDRAWASAHRSAAARTPDPGEDVVVPAGARSLEGHLTLPTGSTAVVVFAHGSGSSRHSPRNQDVARVLEDAGLGTLLMDLLTPEEEFDRANVFDIELLAGRLTAATRWLTGRPDTAEARIGYFGASTGAGAALWAAGAPDSQVAAVVSRGGRPDLAARRLGSVRAPTLLIVGDRDDVVVELNREAQALMTQCESRLVLVHGATHLFEESGTLTEAAGHASDWFVRHLLRPGPAAPP; encoded by the coding sequence ATGATCAGGTTCACCGACCGGGTCGACGCCGGTACGCAGCTCGCCGAGAGGCTCGAGTCGTTGCGGGGTCAGGAGGCGGTCGTGCTCGGGCTGCCCCGGGGCGGCGTCCCGGTCGCTGCGGCGGTCGCCGCCGCCCTGGACCTGCCGCTCGACGTCATCGTGGTCCGCAAGCTCGGTGTCCCCGCACAGCCGGAGCTCGCGATGGGGGCGATCGGGGAGGACGGCGTGCGGTTCCTCAACACCGCCCTCATCGAGCGGGCGGGGGTGAGCCCGGCCCGGCTGGACGCGGTGGAGCGTCTGGAGCGCGCCGTCCTCGACAAGCGGGTGTCGCGGTTCCGGCGCGGTCGGCCGCGGCTCGACCTGAGCCGGAAGGTCGCCGTCATCGTCGACGACGGCATCGCCACGGGGGCCACGGCGCGCGTGGCCTGCCGGGTCGCCCGCCGCCTCGGTGCCGCGCGGGTCGTCCTGGCCGTGCCGGTCGCGGCCGCCGCGTCGGTCCGCGAGCTGCGGGCCGGCACCGAGGCGGACGAGGTGGTCGCGGTCGGCGCGCCGGAGAGCTTCTCCGCCGTGGGGGCGCACTACGAGGACTTCCGGCCGACGACCGACGACGAGGTCGCCGTCATCCTCGACCGCGCGTGGGCCTCGGCGCACCGGTCCGCAGCCGCGCGCACGCCGGACCCCGGTGAGGACGTCGTCGTCCCCGCCGGGGCGCGGTCGCTCGAGGGTCACCTGACGCTGCCCACCGGGTCGACCGCCGTCGTCGTCTTCGCCCACGGGAGCGGGAGCAGCCGCCACAGCCCGCGAAACCAGGACGTCGCTCGCGTGCTCGAGGACGCCGGCCTCGGCACCCTGCTGATGGACCTGCTCACCCCCGAGGAGGAGTTCGACCGCGCCAACGTCTTCGACATCGAGCTGCTCGCGGGGCGCCTCACCGCGGCCACCCGGTGGCTCACCGGGCGGCCCGACACCGCGGAGGCACGCATCGGCTACTTCGGTGCGAGCACCGGCGCCGGAGCGGCCCTGTGGGCGGCCGGAGCGCCCGACTCGCAGGTCGCGGCCGTCGTGTCCCGCGGTGGACGACCGGACCTGGCGGCTCGCCGACTCGGTTCCGTGCGCGCCCCGACCCTGCTCATCGTGGGTGATCGCGACGACGTGGTGGTCGAGCTCAACCGCGAGGCGCAGGCCCTGATGACGCAGTGCGAGAGCCGGCTCGTCCTCGTGCACGGGGCCACGCACCTGTTCGAGGAGTCCGGCACGCTCACCGAGGCCGCGGGCCACGCCAGCGACTGGTTCGTCCGGCACCTGCTCCGACCCGGACCGGCCGCACCGCCGTGA
- a CDS encoding aspartate-semialdehyde dehydrogenase, which yields MRVGVFGATGQVGGVMRTLLEERDFPVDDVRFFASARSAGTTLPFKGRDVVVEDSATADFAGIDIALFSNGGAASRELAPKVAAAGATVIDNSSAWRKDPEVPLVVSEVNADDLSDMPKGIVANPNCTTMAAMPVLKPLHAKAGLVRLHVSSYQAVSGSGGKGVQELDRQLRGAYAAGDPTGLALDGRAVDVPEASIYAVPVGFNVVPLAGSLVDDGSLETDEEQKLRNESRKILHIPDLRVSGTCVRVPVFTGHSLAIHAEFADDITPDEALDLLKSAPGVVVTDVPNPLEAAGRDEVFVGRVRADQAAPEGKGLVLFVVGDNLRKGAALNAVQIAEELVARR from the coding sequence ATGCGAGTGGGTGTCTTCGGAGCAACGGGCCAGGTCGGCGGGGTCATGCGGACCCTCCTCGAGGAGCGTGACTTCCCGGTCGACGACGTGCGGTTCTTCGCGTCGGCCCGGTCAGCCGGCACGACGCTGCCCTTCAAGGGACGCGACGTCGTCGTCGAGGACTCCGCGACGGCCGACTTCGCCGGGATCGACATCGCCCTCTTCTCCAACGGGGGGGCCGCCTCGCGCGAGCTCGCACCGAAGGTGGCGGCCGCGGGCGCGACGGTCATCGACAACTCGAGTGCGTGGCGCAAGGACCCCGAGGTGCCCCTCGTCGTCTCCGAGGTCAACGCGGACGACCTGAGCGACATGCCCAAGGGCATCGTCGCCAACCCGAACTGCACGACGATGGCCGCGATGCCCGTGCTCAAGCCGCTCCACGCGAAGGCCGGTCTCGTCCGGCTCCACGTCTCCAGCTACCAGGCCGTGAGCGGCTCCGGTGGCAAGGGGGTCCAGGAGCTCGACCGACAGCTGCGCGGCGCGTACGCAGCCGGTGACCCCACGGGCCTGGCCCTCGACGGACGGGCGGTCGACGTGCCGGAGGCGTCGATCTATGCCGTGCCGGTCGGCTTCAACGTCGTGCCGCTCGCCGGGTCCCTCGTCGACGACGGGTCGCTCGAGACCGACGAGGAGCAGAAGCTGCGCAACGAGTCGCGCAAGATCCTCCACATCCCCGACCTCCGCGTGAGCGGGACGTGTGTCCGCGTGCCGGTCTTCACCGGCCACAGCCTCGCGATCCACGCCGAGTTCGCCGACGACATCACCCCGGACGAGGCGCTCGACCTGCTCAAGAGCGCTCCCGGCGTCGTCGTCACCGACGTCCCGAACCCGCTCGAGGCCGCGGGCCGCGACGAGGTCTTCGTCGGGCGGGTCCGGGCCGACCAGGCCGCCCCCGAGGGCAAGGGCCTCGTGCTCTTCGTCGTCGGCGACAACCTCCGCAAGGGGGCTGCGCTCAATGCGGTGCAGATCGCCGAGGAGCTCGTCGCACGCCGCTGA
- a CDS encoding DNA polymerase III subunit delta' — protein MTVWRDLVGQEPTVETLSRAVRAEASMTHAWLFTGPPGSGRSTAARAFAAALQCPEGGCGECRECRTALDGSHADVKVVATEGLSIQVRDTRDLVQESALRPSVGRWRVIIIEDADRLTERAADALLKALEEPTPRTVWMLCAPSLEDVIITIRSRSRHVRLRTPPVHAVAELLERRDGVDAPMALHAARAAQSHIGLARRLARDEGARIRRRDVIAMATKIVGVGDAVDAAADLAQIADEESTASTAERDAAERSRLLETLGADPTARTQPPHIRSQLVALEKEQRTRATRHARDMVDRSLVDLMSVYRDALVLRLGSNVDLINPDAIDRVRSLGAVFSAEQLLRCLDAITEARERINANVPPLLALEAMALQLRVPRDLNL, from the coding sequence ATGACTGTCTGGCGCGACCTCGTCGGCCAGGAGCCCACCGTCGAGACGCTGTCCCGCGCCGTCCGGGCCGAGGCGTCCATGACACATGCCTGGCTCTTCACCGGCCCGCCCGGCTCGGGTCGCTCCACGGCGGCCCGGGCCTTCGCCGCCGCGCTGCAGTGTCCCGAGGGCGGCTGCGGGGAGTGCCGTGAGTGCCGGACCGCCCTCGACGGGTCGCACGCCGACGTCAAGGTCGTCGCGACCGAGGGGCTGTCGATCCAGGTCCGCGACACGCGGGACCTCGTCCAGGAGTCGGCGCTGCGCCCGTCGGTGGGCCGGTGGCGGGTGATCATCATCGAGGACGCGGACCGGCTCACCGAGCGCGCCGCGGACGCCCTGCTCAAGGCGCTCGAGGAGCCGACGCCGCGCACCGTGTGGATGCTGTGCGCCCCGAGCCTCGAGGACGTCATCATCACGATCCGCTCCCGTTCGCGGCACGTCCGGCTCCGGACACCCCCGGTCCACGCCGTGGCCGAGCTGCTCGAGCGGCGCGACGGGGTGGACGCGCCGATGGCCCTCCACGCCGCCCGCGCCGCGCAGTCCCACATCGGCCTGGCCCGCCGGCTCGCCCGGGACGAGGGTGCGCGGATCCGCCGCCGGGACGTCATCGCGATGGCGACGAAGATCGTCGGCGTCGGTGATGCGGTCGACGCGGCCGCCGACCTCGCCCAGATCGCTGACGAGGAGTCCACCGCGAGCACGGCTGAGCGCGACGCGGCCGAGCGGTCCCGGCTGCTCGAGACGCTGGGCGCCGACCCGACGGCGCGCACCCAGCCGCCGCACATCCGGTCCCAGCTGGTTGCGCTCGAGAAGGAGCAGAGGACGCGGGCCACCCGGCACGCGCGCGACATGGTCGACCGGTCGCTCGTCGACCTGATGTCGGTCTACCGGGACGCCCTCGTCCTGCGTCTCGGCTCGAACGTCGACCTCATCAACCCGGACGCCATCGACCGGGTCCGCAGCTTGGGGGCCGTGTTCTCGGCAGAGCAGCTGCTTCGATGCCTCGACGCGATCACCGAGGCGCGCGAGCGGATCAACGCGAACGTCCCGCCGCTCCTCGCCCTCGAGGCGATGGCCCTCCAGCTCCGGGTGCCGCGCGACCTCAACCTGTGA
- the tmk gene encoding dTMP kinase — translation MTETPPAPPPPSAGEVGTGPRLFVCFEGGDGAGKSTQVRLLAAALERAGRQVLVTRQPGGTPLGAQIRELVLHGDHVSPRAEALLFAADKAHHVDELIRPALAGGRVVITDRYTDSSIAYQGAGRDLGADEIRQLQHWAVGGLFPDLTVLLDVSPDVGRSRRGEVHDRLESEADDFHAAVRQGFLDLAAREPDRYLVVDAGLPADQIHRRVLARLGPILGASA, via the coding sequence GTGACCGAGACCCCTCCCGCGCCGCCGCCGCCCAGTGCCGGCGAGGTCGGCACCGGGCCAAGGCTCTTCGTGTGCTTCGAGGGCGGCGACGGGGCGGGCAAGTCGACGCAGGTGCGCCTGCTCGCGGCAGCGCTGGAGCGGGCCGGCCGCCAGGTGCTGGTCACGCGCCAACCCGGCGGCACGCCGCTCGGCGCGCAGATCCGCGAGCTGGTCCTGCACGGCGACCACGTCTCGCCGAGGGCCGAGGCCCTCCTCTTCGCCGCCGACAAGGCGCACCACGTCGACGAGCTGATCCGGCCGGCGCTCGCCGGGGGCCGCGTCGTCATCACCGACCGCTACACGGACAGCTCGATCGCCTACCAGGGGGCGGGGCGCGACCTCGGAGCCGACGAGATCCGCCAGCTGCAGCACTGGGCGGTCGGGGGCCTCTTCCCCGACCTGACCGTGCTGCTCGACGTGAGCCCCGACGTCGGCCGGAGCCGACGCGGCGAGGTCCACGACCGCCTCGAGTCCGAGGCGGACGACTTCCACGCGGCGGTGCGCCAGGGGTTCCTCGACCTCGCGGCGCGGGAGCCGGACCGCTACCTCGTCGTCGACGCGGGACTGCCGGCGGACCAGATCCACCGCCGGGTGCTGGCCCGGCTCGGCCCGATCCTGGGGGCCTCCGCATGA
- a CDS encoding alpha/beta hydrolase, producing the protein MTSRPAATTRARRSGLRLAAAAAALATVAACTTPDPPGVPVTGPADGATSAPDPALASYYDQELAWATCDAYQCADLTVPIDYADPTGGEITIKVLRVPARSQGKRLGSLVVNPGGPGASGVDYATAADSIVGPSVRSSFDVVGFDPRGVGRSAPIDCLDDTALDAFLGTDPTPDDAAEERGLLKAAETMAAGCQSRNRDLIAHVGTADAAKDMDVLRAALGEAHLNYLGKSYGTFLGATYADLFPARVGRFVLDGVVPPDLTSAQLAEGQARGFELATRAYVEDCVTEGDCPLGTSVDEGMRWIRGFLAELDRTPLPTGDPAVPRLTEAWGSLGLAVAMYDQGAWGILTDAIREAETGSGASLMALANAYADRAPGGSYSGNMMEAIWAVNCLDRPDSPELSTYEGYENHFTEVAPTWGPFLAWGSLACGVWPVQGDNPPHRISAEGSNPIVVVGTTRDPATIYEWSKQLRDQLANAVLVSLDGDGHTAYTRGSSCIDDALDAYFVKGTVPQDGLTC; encoded by the coding sequence ATGACGTCTCGCCCCGCCGCCACCACTCGTGCCCGACGGAGCGGGCTGCGCCTCGCTGCTGCAGCGGCCGCCCTCGCGACCGTGGCGGCGTGCACGACGCCCGACCCCCCCGGCGTCCCCGTCACCGGCCCGGCGGACGGGGCGACGTCAGCCCCCGACCCGGCGCTCGCGAGCTACTACGACCAGGAGCTCGCCTGGGCCACCTGCGACGCGTACCAGTGCGCCGACCTCACCGTGCCCATCGACTACGCCGACCCGACCGGCGGGGAGATCACCATCAAGGTCCTCCGCGTCCCCGCCCGCAGCCAGGGCAAGCGACTCGGCTCACTCGTCGTCAACCCGGGGGGCCCGGGCGCCTCGGGCGTCGACTACGCGACCGCAGCGGACAGCATCGTCGGGCCCTCGGTCCGCTCCTCCTTCGACGTCGTCGGCTTCGACCCGCGTGGCGTGGGTCGGTCCGCGCCGATCGACTGCCTCGACGACACGGCCCTCGACGCGTTCCTCGGGACCGACCCGACCCCCGACGACGCGGCCGAGGAGCGCGGGCTGCTCAAGGCGGCCGAGACCATGGCGGCCGGCTGCCAGAGCCGCAACCGCGACCTCATCGCGCACGTGGGCACCGCCGACGCGGCCAAGGACATGGACGTGCTCCGCGCGGCGCTCGGCGAGGCGCACCTCAACTACCTCGGCAAGTCGTACGGCACCTTCCTCGGGGCGACCTACGCCGACCTCTTCCCGGCCCGGGTGGGTCGATTCGTCCTCGACGGCGTCGTGCCGCCCGACCTGACGAGCGCCCAGCTGGCCGAGGGCCAGGCGCGCGGTTTCGAGCTCGCGACCCGCGCGTACGTCGAGGACTGCGTCACCGAGGGCGACTGCCCCTTGGGGACGTCGGTCGACGAGGGCATGCGCTGGATCCGCGGCTTCCTCGCCGAGCTCGACCGCACCCCGCTGCCGACCGGCGACCCCGCCGTGCCCCGGCTCACCGAGGCCTGGGGCTCCCTCGGGCTCGCCGTCGCGATGTACGACCAGGGCGCCTGGGGCATCCTCACGGACGCGATCCGGGAGGCCGAGACCGGCAGCGGGGCCTCCCTCATGGCGCTGGCCAACGCCTATGCCGACCGCGCGCCGGGCGGCTCCTACAGCGGGAACATGATGGAGGCCATCTGGGCCGTCAACTGCCTCGACCGTCCGGACAGCCCGGAGCTGTCGACCTACGAGGGGTACGAGAACCACTTCACCGAGGTCGCCCCCACGTGGGGGCCCTTCCTCGCGTGGGGCTCGCTCGCGTGCGGCGTCTGGCCGGTGCAGGGCGACAACCCGCCGCACCGGATCTCGGCCGAGGGGAGCAACCCCATCGTCGTCGTCGGGACGACCCGCGACCCGGCCACGATCTACGAGTGGTCGAAGCAGCTGCGTGACCAGCTCGCCAACGCGGTCCTCGTCTCGCTCGACGGCGACGGCCACACCGCGTACACGCGCGGCAGCTCGTGCATCGACGACGCCCTCGACGCGTACTTCGTCAAGGGGACCGTCCCGCAGGACGGGCTCACGTGCTGA
- a CDS encoding alpha/beta hydrolase, with product MLNDESRRPEDLPETDETTTLPYAAGLAPDEPPGPGGAGPGRSGRGRAIVAALVVVVVVVALALVAAVGLLAGRATRPAPPAAAPGTTPVTTPVTTPVTTTGPGATATAGAGTDHPAGLAAFYTQQVDWRTCPGSQAHQCASIEVPVDYAEPEGDTFELALRKVPALEPERKVGTLLINPGGPGGSGLEYAQFSSFVFSRQLRESYDILGFDPRGVGASDPVACLSDEDMDLLFANDPTPDDEAERDTLIRDTDAITERCARRGGDRALHMSTTEVARDLDVMRGLVGDARLNYFGVSYGTVLGALYADLFPEWVGRFVLDSAVSPNQTDEQQLDHDIQGFEASIDAFINWCVDRDDCALGAEATGARDRISDLLDDVERRPLETSRGDLDSIGEGWVGFAIFMCLYSEQSWPILNEGLAEAFDGRGDVLLDHAMGVVGRSASGEYDAASYLHAMIPVRCADWPRSDDAALAAAEERARREHPLWSRLAGVLHDNCAAWPAQPRQPSGATLARGAAPILVIGNLRDPATPIGGTKQLAGDLASAVLVTSDHDGHGTYYAGNSCVDSIVDGYLIKGTVPSSDRAC from the coding sequence GTGCTGAACGACGAGTCGCGCCGGCCCGAGGACCTCCCCGAGACCGACGAGACCACCACCCTGCCGTATGCCGCTGGGCTCGCTCCCGACGAGCCGCCCGGACCGGGCGGGGCCGGGCCGGGTCGCTCTGGCCGGGGCCGTGCGATCGTGGCCGCCCTGGTCGTGGTGGTCGTGGTGGTCGCCCTCGCGCTCGTCGCTGCAGTCGGACTCCTCGCGGGGCGCGCGACCCGTCCCGCCCCGCCGGCCGCCGCTCCGGGCACCACGCCGGTCACCACGCCGGTCACCACGCCGGTCACCACGACCGGTCCGGGCGCCACGGCGACGGCCGGGGCCGGCACGGACCACCCAGCAGGGCTGGCCGCCTTCTACACCCAGCAGGTCGACTGGCGGACCTGCCCGGGCAGCCAGGCCCACCAGTGCGCGAGCATCGAGGTCCCGGTGGACTATGCCGAGCCGGAGGGGGACACGTTCGAGCTGGCGCTGCGCAAGGTCCCGGCGCTCGAACCGGAACGCAAGGTCGGCACGCTCCTGATCAACCCCGGGGGGCCGGGTGGCTCCGGGCTCGAGTACGCGCAGTTCTCGAGCTTCGTCTTCAGCAGGCAGCTCCGCGAGTCATACGACATCCTCGGCTTCGACCCGCGCGGGGTGGGGGCCTCCGACCCGGTCGCGTGCCTCTCCGACGAGGACATGGACCTCCTCTTCGCGAACGACCCCACGCCCGACGACGAGGCCGAGCGGGACACGCTGATCCGCGACACCGACGCCATCACCGAGCGGTGCGCGCGCCGGGGCGGGGACCGTGCACTGCACATGAGCACCACCGAGGTCGCGCGTGACCTCGACGTGATGCGGGGGCTCGTCGGCGACGCCCGGCTCAACTACTTCGGCGTGTCGTACGGCACGGTCCTCGGCGCCCTCTACGCGGACCTGTTCCCCGAGTGGGTGGGCCGCTTCGTCCTCGACTCAGCCGTGTCACCGAACCAGACCGACGAGCAGCAGCTCGACCATGACATCCAGGGCTTCGAGGCGTCGATCGACGCCTTCATCAACTGGTGCGTCGACCGCGACGACTGTGCCCTCGGGGCCGAGGCGACCGGCGCGCGGGACCGGATCTCCGACCTGCTCGACGACGTGGAGCGGCGACCCCTCGAGACCTCCCGGGGCGACCTCGACTCGATCGGCGAGGGGTGGGTCGGCTTTGCCATCTTCATGTGCCTCTACTCGGAGCAGTCCTGGCCGATCCTCAACGAGGGTCTCGCCGAGGCGTTCGACGGCCGGGGCGACGTCCTCCTCGACCACGCGATGGGCGTCGTGGGTCGCAGCGCCTCCGGGGAGTACGACGCGGCGTCCTATCTCCACGCGATGATCCCGGTCCGGTGCGCCGACTGGCCCCGGAGTGACGACGCCGCCCTCGCCGCCGCGGAGGAGCGGGCGCGTCGGGAACACCCCTTGTGGTCCCGTCTCGCCGGCGTGCTCCACGACAACTGCGCGGCCTGGCCGGCGCAGCCCCGACAGCCGTCCGGCGCCACCCTCGCTCGGGGCGCTGCCCCGATCCTCGTCATCGGCAACCTGCGCGACCCGGCCACCCCGATCGGCGGCACGAAGCAGCTGGCCGGCGACCTGGCCTCCGCCGTCCTCGTGACCAGTGACCACGACGGGCACGGGACTTACTACGCTGGCAACTCGTGCGTGGACTCCATCGTCGACGGTTACCTCATCAAGGGGACCGTGCCCTCGTCGGACCGGGCCTGTTGA
- a CDS encoding alpha/beta hydrolase, whose product MSALRNGAVALGLLLVLLTFATMQPADPGGTSAAQPAQRHTSTPAKPTPAPAATTSGTAGAAPGEIRFTGAPQPNPAALRRFYAQQVEWTRCADDRDFDCARVAVPVDHERPSGATIAIALRRLPATSEHPRGTLFVNPGGPGGSGTDFVREPDLFGDDLRAAWDIVGFDPRGIGDSAGFDCLTDEELDAMYAADPTPASAQGMEFLEEAAAARAASCLQRGGALAAKMGSEAVAADLDILREAVGDERLNYYGVSYGTLIGAIYADRFTSRVGLMVLDSAVSPDGLDTASVTQRDVDANARHWGTEFDALFADFVEECGDRCPLGTDPGSAGAALVALLDSLEAVPLPTDFDSLPQVTEGWAVTAIGEGLLDPASWPYLVDALEAAIEGDGTELAWFAMVAVGRDVDGSYPGATFGKSHLPVTCADWPARTWAELTPSRAVLEEHPLFGRIQPPLPSECAGWTGTMRSNLLVGAEPATPILVIGNEDDPVTPIEDTEYLAEMLVGSRLVTVDAARHGAYAMGNACVDEVVEDYLARGLAPRDGLGCPAD is encoded by the coding sequence TTGAGCGCGCTCCGCAACGGAGCCGTGGCCCTCGGGCTGCTCCTGGTCCTCCTCACCTTCGCGACCATGCAGCCCGCCGACCCGGGTGGGACCTCGGCCGCCCAGCCGGCCCAGCGGCATACGAGCACACCGGCCAAGCCGACCCCAGCGCCCGCAGCGACGACGTCGGGGACGGCGGGAGCAGCCCCCGGCGAGATCCGCTTCACCGGGGCGCCACAGCCGAATCCCGCCGCTCTCCGACGTTTCTACGCGCAACAGGTCGAGTGGACCCGGTGCGCGGACGACCGTGACTTCGACTGCGCCCGGGTGGCGGTCCCCGTCGACCACGAGCGGCCGTCCGGTGCGACGATCGCCATCGCGCTGCGCCGGCTCCCCGCCACCTCGGAGCATCCTCGCGGCACCCTCTTCGTCAACCCGGGCGGACCCGGCGGGTCGGGCACCGACTTCGTCCGCGAGCCGGACCTCTTCGGCGACGACCTCCGGGCGGCCTGGGACATCGTCGGCTTCGACCCGAGAGGCATCGGCGACTCGGCCGGCTTCGACTGCCTCACCGACGAGGAGCTCGACGCGATGTACGCCGCCGACCCGACACCCGCGTCCGCGCAGGGAATGGAGTTCCTCGAGGAGGCCGCCGCGGCCCGCGCAGCGAGCTGCCTGCAGCGGGGCGGTGCCCTCGCGGCGAAGATGGGCAGCGAGGCGGTCGCCGCCGACCTCGACATCCTCCGCGAGGCGGTCGGCGACGAACGGCTCAACTACTACGGCGTCAGCTACGGCACCCTCATCGGCGCCATCTACGCCGACCGCTTCACCTCGCGGGTCGGGCTGATGGTCCTCGACTCGGCCGTGTCACCGGATGGCCTCGACACCGCGTCCGTCACGCAGCGCGACGTGGATGCCAACGCACGCCACTGGGGCACGGAGTTCGACGCACTCTTCGCCGACTTCGTCGAGGAGTGCGGCGACCGCTGCCCCCTTGGCACTGATCCCGGCTCGGCCGGCGCTGCGCTCGTCGCGCTGCTCGACTCCCTCGAAGCCGTGCCCCTGCCGACGGACTTCGACTCGCTGCCCCAGGTCACCGAGGGATGGGCCGTCACCGCCATCGGGGAGGGGCTGCTCGACCCGGCCTCCTGGCCCTACCTCGTCGACGCCCTGGAGGCCGCGATCGAGGGCGACGGCACCGAGCTCGCGTGGTTCGCCATGGTCGCGGTCGGGCGCGACGTCGACGGGAGCTACCCCGGAGCGACCTTCGGCAAGAGCCACCTTCCGGTGACGTGCGCCGACTGGCCGGCCCGGACGTGGGCCGAGCTCACCCCGAGCCGCGCGGTCCTCGAGGAGCACCCCCTCTTCGGCCGGATCCAGCCGCCGCTGCCGTCGGAATGCGCCGGCTGGACCGGCACGATGCGCAGCAACCTGCTCGTCGGCGCCGAGCCGGCCACCCCGATCCTCGTCATCGGCAACGAGGACGACCCCGTGACACCGATCGAGGACACCGAGTACCTCGCCGAGATGCTCGTCGGGTCCCGGCTCGTCACCGTCGACGCTGCACGCCACGGCGCCTACGCGATGGGCAACGCGTGCGTCGACGAGGTGGTCGAGGACTACCTCGCCCGCGGCCTCGCACCCCGCGACGGCCTCGGGTGTCCCGCCGACTGA
- a CDS encoding SRPBCC family protein — protein sequence MTETMSAMVRRDIVVPASVEQAFAVFTERFGEIKPPEHNLLGAPIEQTVLEPRVGGHIYDRAIDGTECRWARILVFEPPRRLVFSWDIGPTWQLESDPENASEVEVRFIAETPERTRVELEHRNLDRHGPGWPSLAEGIGDDQGWPLYLARYGRLFAAAA from the coding sequence ATGACAGAGACGATGAGCGCGATGGTCCGCAGGGACATCGTGGTCCCGGCCTCGGTGGAGCAGGCGTTCGCCGTGTTCACCGAACGGTTCGGGGAGATCAAGCCGCCGGAGCACAACCTGCTCGGCGCACCCATCGAGCAGACCGTCCTCGAGCCTCGCGTCGGGGGCCACATCTACGACCGGGCCATCGACGGCACCGAGTGCCGCTGGGCTCGGATCCTCGTCTTCGAGCCGCCGCGCCGGCTGGTGTTCAGCTGGGACATCGGCCCGACCTGGCAGCTCGAGAGCGACCCCGAGAACGCGAGCGAGGTCGAGGTCCGGTTCATCGCCGAGACGCCTGAGCGGACCCGGGTCGAGCTCGAGCACCGCAACCTCGACCGGCACGGCCCCGGTTGGCCCTCGCTCGCCGAAGGGATCGGCGACGACCAGGGCTGGCCCCTGTACCTGGCCCGGTACGGCCGTCTCTTCGCGGCAGCGGCCTAG
- a CDS encoding ArsR/SmtB family transcription factor, translating to MNTNQRGDGWTALGDPTRRAIVEFLAERPRAVGELAAELPVSRPAVSQALKVLRDAGLVTERVAGTRRIYRLNPVAVAALRDQLDTFWSRALTNYGEAVGQLAAEGQPEESP from the coding sequence GTGAACACTAACCAAAGGGGCGACGGGTGGACGGCACTGGGCGATCCCACTCGACGGGCCATCGTCGAGTTCCTGGCCGAACGGCCCCGCGCCGTCGGAGAGCTCGCGGCAGAGCTCCCGGTGAGCCGTCCAGCGGTGAGCCAGGCGCTCAAGGTGCTCAGGGATGCGGGTCTCGTCACCGAACGGGTGGCCGGCACGCGCCGGATCTACCGCCTCAACCCCGTTGCCGTCGCAGCGCTGCGGGACCAGCTCGACACCTTCTGGAGCCGGGCCCTGACCAACTACGGAGAGGCCGTGGGACAGCTCGCGGCCGAAGGACAACCAGAGGAGTCACCATGA